The following are encoded in a window of Peromyscus maniculatus bairdii isolate BWxNUB_F1_BW_parent chromosome X, HU_Pman_BW_mat_3.1, whole genome shotgun sequence genomic DNA:
- the LOC143270746 gene encoding uncharacterized protein LOC143270746 isoform X2 — translation MLSLGADEQQEQQHGENAVVLKAGEKGGKRGLVQSELDQGELDQGELAPSTPAQEELAQSGLVQEATGVVEEGENKEEMEGAHAGDGSSGPMDKGIQAEGGHGSSVQQQPQQEAAMPEGTKSLQAGERLSFQSHTRFTKSQLQVPDRLFKETCYPSFQVRKDLARWMDVSEADVLDWFGTRRGSFRRSNRMVMLINAPPGPQNNDP, via the exons ATGCTGAGTCTAGGAGCTGATGAGCAACAGGAACAACAGCATG GTGAGAATGCAGTGGtcctgaaggctggagagaaaggaggcaagagAGGGCTTGTACAGAGCGAGCTTGATCAGGGTGAGCTTGATCAGGGCGAACTTGCTCCAAGCACGCCTGCTCAAGAAGAGCTTGCTCAGTCCGGTCTTGTTCAGGAAGCCACAGGAGtggtagaggagggagaaaacaaagaagaaatggaaggagcaCATGCTGGCGATGGTAGTTCTGGCCCCATGGACAAGGGGATCCAGGCAGAAGGTGGCCATGGCAGCAGTGTTCAACAGCAGCCTCAGCAAGAGGCGGCAATGCCTGAGGGCACCAAGAGTCTCCAGGCTGGGGAGAGGCTGTCTTTCCAGAGCCACACCAGATTCACCAAGTCTCAGCTGCAGGTACCGGACCGTCTTTTCAAAGAGACTTGCTACCCCAGCTTTCAAGTAAG GAAGGATCTTGCAAGATGGATGGATGTGTCAGAGGCAGATGTGCTG GATTGGTTTGGGACTAGGAGAGGCAGTTTCAGAAGAAGCAATAGAATGGTGATGCTGATCAATGCACCACCTGGTCCCCAGAACAACGATCCCTGA
- the LOC143270746 gene encoding uncharacterized protein LOC143270746 isoform X1, with translation MLSLGADEQQEQQHAGENAVVLKAGEKGGKRGLVQSELDQGELDQGELAPSTPAQEELAQSGLVQEATGVVEEGENKEEMEGAHAGDGSSGPMDKGIQAEGGHGSSVQQQPQQEAAMPEGTKSLQAGERLSFQSHTRFTKSQLQVPDRLFKETCYPSFQVRKDLARWMDVSEADVLDWFGTRRGSFRRSNRMVMLINAPPGPQNNDP, from the exons ATGCTGAGTCTAGGAGCTGATGAGCAACAGGAACAACAGCATG cAGGTGAGAATGCAGTGGtcctgaaggctggagagaaaggaggcaagagAGGGCTTGTACAGAGCGAGCTTGATCAGGGTGAGCTTGATCAGGGCGAACTTGCTCCAAGCACGCCTGCTCAAGAAGAGCTTGCTCAGTCCGGTCTTGTTCAGGAAGCCACAGGAGtggtagaggagggagaaaacaaagaagaaatggaaggagcaCATGCTGGCGATGGTAGTTCTGGCCCCATGGACAAGGGGATCCAGGCAGAAGGTGGCCATGGCAGCAGTGTTCAACAGCAGCCTCAGCAAGAGGCGGCAATGCCTGAGGGCACCAAGAGTCTCCAGGCTGGGGAGAGGCTGTCTTTCCAGAGCCACACCAGATTCACCAAGTCTCAGCTGCAGGTACCGGACCGTCTTTTCAAAGAGACTTGCTACCCCAGCTTTCAAGTAAG GAAGGATCTTGCAAGATGGATGGATGTGTCAGAGGCAGATGTGCTG GATTGGTTTGGGACTAGGAGAGGCAGTTTCAGAAGAAGCAATAGAATGGTGATGCTGATCAATGCACCACCTGGTCCCCAGAACAACGATCCCTGA